Genomic window (Daucus carota subsp. sativus chromosome 5, DH1 v3.0, whole genome shotgun sequence):
ttctttctttgtctattctctccttttcttcttctctctctcaaatttattattaaaataatcttaggagaacaaatatagggattactattggagttgacactaaaaatagattacctaaatcactaagacatactagcactcattattttatattatttataattaataggataggtaacctattggacttgctcttaaggtGATAGAAAAGTTTTCGTGCTAAAAATAATTCCTTTGACGCGTCAGTCGTCCTATAACGAGCATTTAAAGTCCAACTTAAGGTGGCAGAAAAATTTTCGTGCTAAAAAGGATTCGTTGATGCATCAGTGGTCCTATAGTGGAGTCCGGCTCATGGTGCACCTCATTTTGTTCATGTCATGGGTGCCAAGTTCTTGGGTGAGGGGGCCGGGGGTGTCTTGCGTCAACCAACTGCTATTTTCATGGAGTTTCGCGTCATCATGACCATTTTAAACTTGCTCAAAATGGAGACGAATGATGTGTTAATAGAATTAGGATTTCTTTGAATGACCGATTGTGCTATTTTTGATTTGCGTGTTCCAGGACAGATTATCTGTaccaaaaaatctattttaaatgATGGAATCTGCTGTTCTGACTTCGCAAAATCAGTGCTGAGCTGCTACCAGACTCATCCGGAAGTCGTATTATACGTTTTTGTTTGATCCATTTGTTGCTTAATATGTTTCGGTGAATAAACTTATTAACTTTTGTCTGCAAGTCCTCCATTTCTTAGTTACTTTGAACTATCCGAAATTTATTGCATATGTCTATTTCTATTTATTAGTACATACACATAAGTTGAAAGTTGAAACCCTTGTCGGTAATCCAACatctttttctcttgaattgTGTACTTCTGCTTCATTTCGATCTTACATGCTTGTATGCACAGACCATGAGGCCGCGGCACAGAACCTTAATGGAACTACCAGAAGAAATTCTAAACGAGATCTTTCTGAGGATGCCTGCAAGGTCTGTTTTAATCTGTAAATGTGTCTGTAAGCCCTTTTTGCGTATCATCAGACATCCCGATTTTGTAAACACCCATCTCAATCGTGTTAAGGACGTTGGGCGTGATAAATCAGAAGCACTCATTTTGCATTTTGGAAAGAGCAAGTACAGAGGAAGGAAGTATATCAAGAGAAAGCAACTAGGCTGCATTCACTATGATCATGTGATGTTATCTATTGATAATGCGATGATTAATGTATATAAGCCTTTTAGTCCTCCAGTTCCGTATGTTGGGGAAGTTAAAATTGTTGGTTCTTGTAATGGATTGATTTGTGCTGCTATTCAGTATGATAATGAAGATGGTGATGATTTTGTTCATAAGTTCAGCATTTTATTATGGAACCCTGTTACTAGACAAACTAGATATCTGCCAAAGCCGCGGTATTATAATGGTGTGCATGATCCTTTTTTTGAATTTGGTTTTGTCTCGGAAACTAACGATCATATGGTTGTAAGAATTTCAGATGCTTTGGACCACAGGATCCGAGCTGATCTATACAAGATGAGTACAGATTCCTGGACAGTTATTGATTGCACTTCATTTGCTGGAAGgaatacggtttttctatgtAGTTTATTTGGAGATGAGTCTCCTGTGTTTTTGAATGGATCCTTTCACTGGGGCTCCTGGAAATATATTGTTTCTTTTAATCTGAAAGACGAGGAGTTGGGGCTGATCAGTCTTCCCCCATATCTTGATGAATATCGACCTGATGCTGATCCTGGAGTAGACAAACTTgcggtggaggaggaggaaaaATCATTAATGTACTGGAGAATGGGTGATGATAAATTGCAAATATGGGTCAGGACTGACTATGATTTTGATGATTCTTGGTGTCTCAGGCTCCAAGTTAACATGTCACATCATTTAACCTCGTCGAGCTATTGGAAAGATTACTTGATCATAACCGATCCAACAAGCACCCGCTATTTATATGATCTCTGTACCGGAAATAAGATGAAAATTCCTGCTACAGAGACTTGGGATTTATTAGGTTTCTGTAATTATGTGGAAACCCTATGTCCGGTAGATATGTAGATGAATAACTCTGTTTATAAGGTATATCTTTGTTCAGTTTAATTCTTATAGAGCTAATATTCTGTATTTTGTTTACAATGAAACACTTCTCTTCTGCATAAACTAAACATAAAGGCCTCATGCACCAGTTTTACAAAAGATGACAGTAGATCAAAGAAACCAAGAACCTTTTCCAGTGAACCTCCCAACCCAGGGTATTTACCAGAAACAAGACATCCAGCATTAACAGCCTCCCAAATAAGGCTAAAAATAATACTCCATATTAACAGCCTAGGAAGTATGGCTAAAACCAATAGCATCTGTGAACCAGGCTGTTGGCTTGAATGAATTTGCAACTTCAATAAACCATGGAAGGACTGTGAGTTTGTGACCAATGTGTTcggaaaaaaaatgttaatgttttatattatgtGCTATTAATTTCAGTGCGatgtatatttgttatatttggacTCTCGCCATGTGGCGCAGTATCGCTTTGCAACACGACGCTTGTATTGATTTTCCACAACCTAGTTTTTGACGGCTTAAACTGCTCTCATTTCGCTCGCCGCTATTGcgggaaaaatataaaatattgttctGAACACTAAAagcttatataaaatatttaaaatttacagtattaaaaaattataaaacaaatatatcataaattatctatagaataaatatataaatcagacacaaaataaaattacgACGTactcataaaattataaatcatgaaaagaagaaaaaagacacCATACGAAATTACATAACGTCaatattatcaaatataaaaaatacagcacaaaataatgttaaaaaattagGATTATATAACTCAAATTGAAACTGAACTTGTTACTAAACATATAAAACACTAATTCCTTTATGCTTCGAaaactttgatatatatatttatgagtaTTTTTCCAGGACTTTTTTTTGAACTGAGGACATCTTTATCTcaagggtctttctagtgtgtgcccaagggcacacattaagcactaaatttgatgggtttagtggattttgattggtggagtttggtgtaaatgcagggggcatccatatttatgattacatgaccaataagaatgcaccaaactcataaaatttagtgcttagtgtgtgcccttgggcacaccatagaaaaaccgttatcttaaatatttaaaaatcaaactttcTTTTAAACTCTTAtacaaatgaaagaaaacaaaatattcatatagataataaattaataaattttctcaaagaaaataataaaatagaacCAAAGCCAAAGTTGCGACCTTGGGCAGCCAAGAAGATGAGCCGCACTTCAATCCTCTCTCACTTTCTAAACCTCTCCAACACTTCTTCCCCCCACTTGTACTTCTTCTACCCTCAACCCTTTTCTTTCCATTCATACATACATTCTTGTGTCTATCATTTTGCTTATTTTGCTTGTGAATTTGACAGGTCATGTAGAATTCAGAGTAGATTCTTGAAAAGGGCTGAATTGTTTGGTGATTATGCGAGCCGGGGTCGTTGCTTTTGTACTTTATCTGTACCTGATTCAAATGTTTCAGATGATTCTGCTACTTCTGTCAGGTAATTACTTGGTTTAGTCAGTGTTGAAATactaaagttttgatttttatggtGAAATTTTGTTAGTTTTGGATGTGGGTGACTTTGTATTAGTTAATGTTGGTTAAGCTGTTGTGATATTTTTGGTTATGTTGTTAAGtcctatgttttttttttgcgcACTTATTGGCTTTCTAAACAATGGGTACTTGGAATGATGCCTTTGGTTATTGGTGTTCACTGTGGTTTCTAGGGTATTAGTGTTGTTGACATCCAGGGGAAGTTGTGATATGTTGAATTTACCTACATTGTTATTGTTAAAGCCGGAAAACCTAATAGAGCAGTTGGGTAACTTCTTTTGAACACGATTTCCCTGGGAGAGCTTCCCAGTGACTGGGAAGTGGGGAGGCTCTTTTCTAGAATTTTGACAGTTCACTGCAGACCCTGCTATAAGAGTGGGATACACTGGGTATGTTTTGCTTGGGACACTGAAGTTTTATCAGTATGGTTTATGTCTTTGCCCCTTCAGCACTTATAGTGGATTTTACTTTATAAAGCCCAATGAATAACTTCATGAGTAAATATCACCTGAGAAGTCCTGTGATTAATTTTATGATCCAAAGTCTATATCCGTTTCTAACTCTTTTAACCAAAAATCTACAAACATTAGAGGCAACTATGCTGGACTGACTTTATCaaagttataaatataaatgaatcGGGTATTTGTTACTTGTTTATTTGACAGTGCTGAGGACTATCAGCAAGCTACATGTCGTTAGTATGTATTATTACTTGACGTATATGTTTTTAAGTTTCTGGATGGTTGCTCCTTCTAACAATGCATCTAAACTATAGGAAGAGGATAGTTTCTGGTGTTCAACCCACAGGATCTATACACCTCGGAAATTATCTTGGCGCAATTAAAAATTGGGTTTCGTTGCAGGTCAGTATTCCCTGCAAATTACTATATAAAAAGGGACATTTGACGATTGGAGTGCATTAATTAGCCCGATGTAGATCtgtaaattttcatatttatattgtaGCTTTTGTTTCTTTCAACCTTCTGAAAAATTAAGGAAGGTGGACCCAGTCTAGTTTGAATACTCTAGAATAATCTAGATCTGGCTCTCTCATACTGTAAAGTGTGACCAGGAAATGAAAAGTTTCTATCAGCCTAATATATCATCactttaatatattattgaagttcatgAAGCTTTCGAAGAAATGCATTTGTTATGCTCAAATAGTCAAATAATGAGTATTGGAACACATGGTGTTTGGCATACATATACATCCTGACTTCGCGGAAAACCAACTGAGCTACTAACTGACTCTTTTATTCTGTTCTAAATATTCTCTGTTATGACATTCCATATCGAATGATATCGCGCAGCCATTTGGACTGTGAGCAATGgaatttatgtttataaattattacattTTGTTTGAAGGAAGAGTTGTCTGGAAAAGGTATTAATTGAGGCCCGCTTAGGCTGTAAGCATTTTGATATAATGTAGCTCTGTTCAGATGCATGAATGACATTTTGTATTGTATGTCCTGGTATATATAGGTTTTAATAATCATCTCTATTTATCCTTTACACTCTTTAATCTGTGCAGGATAAATATGATACACTTTTCTTCATAGTTGATCTCCATGCGGTATGTCCATATATCACCATGCTGTTAGACTATTTCTACATAAGTTATTCCAGACATCTGGTATATATTATTAACATCAAAAAGTATTTGGAGCACTTTACGGTTGCCACTTGTCAGGCCTAAATAAAGAAAGTATAAAAAAGTCTTTAATGCTTTAAGAGGGTGAGAATAATATTAGAAGGAGATGGCTTTAAAAAGGTGAAAGTGaatttagcaacaaaaaaaaaggtgaaagagagaaaaaatttcaaattttgtgtCAAGACAAAAATAGAGTGTATTCTTAGTTTTCTTAAaacattttttatgtttaaaattgttaaaaatagtTTGTTGCCAAATCCCTCACATCTTCATTTATTTTAACAAGTATTCGTAAGCATGACAAGATGTCACTCTCAGATAACTCTGCCCTATGATACCCGAGAACTGTCAAAAGCAACAAAAGATACTGCAGCAATTTATTTGGCATGTGGTATAGACACCTCAAAGGTATCATCAATGTCCTATATTTCTTGTTTGGCACAATCACTTCCCTGCGCATGTGTAACTAAGATACTAACTTTAGTTTCTTTACACAGGCTTCAGTATTCGTGCAGTCTCATGTTCGCGCACATGTGGAACTGTTGTGGCTGTTAAGTTCTGCCACCCCAATCGGTTGGTTGAACAGAATGATTCAATTCAAAGAAAAATCCCGCAAGGCGGTGCGTCTCTACTGTATGAGGCTCAATCTCAATCATTGTTCTTTGTGTCCATGTGTTCGGAATTTATATTGCGCTACATTAATTTCTAGCACATCTACTGCTTATTTTTCCTTTGTTTTGCTAGTCAACTGCTAACTGTTCTTAATAGCCAtgcatttgtttttttatttttccatgACACCACCTAATTTTGCTATTTGTCTTTCTTGGTTTGGTTAGGGCGATGAGAATGTTGGAGTTGCTCTCCTTACCTATCCTGTTCTGATGGCTTCTGATATACTCTTGTATCAGGTATATTTGTGCAACATATGTACATGGACATGCTAATAACATAAAGTTGTGAATTAAATTATGTGTCCGACACGGTTGTTACTTGTAAGCTTGTAATGTTAGGAGTATAATATGAGCTTTCTTTAGTTTTCACTGTTCTCACACTTGTTATCTTGTTGCAGTCTGACTTGGTCCCAGTTGGTGAGGATCAGAAACAGCATCTAGAGTTAACCAGAGAGCTGGCCGATCGTGTTAATCATTTATATGGAGGAAGGAAGTGGAAGAAACTGGGAGGGTAAcacataacataattataagCAAATTTGGATAATATTCTGTATTATATTGCAaatctttctttttttattatgaCAATGTTGACCTGCTACAGTATGTCCTTgtcatttttgtaatattttgtttttcttgcaGGCGAGGTGGTTCCCTATTTAAGGTGAAATATAACTTTCCAACGATGCCGAATTGGTGCCATGTTGGTCCAACTCACAGAATAGCATAATCAGTTTAAGAAACTCACTAATGTTTAATCTTGTAGGTTCCCGAGCCCCTTATTCCACCTGCTGGTGCCCGGGTGATGTCCCTTACAGATGGTTTGTCTAAGGTATTTATTGGTGGAatagttttataataattttaaaagtaaaatggTATTgctctgtaaaaaaaaaagtaaagatTGCGATATTTATTCTGTGAGGTGGTGCCAAAAGTAACCACATTTTTTGTGCATGTCATTTGCTCAAAAAACCCTGTTTCCAgcactaatatatttatatatattcaccGGGAGTTCAGAAATAATGGTCTAAATCTTCTAGCAAAATACATGTCTATTCTAAAAGCAGATAATTGCATATCAGTATATGGATTTCACTATTTCAGGTCTACtgcatttttgaaattttcatgaagtTGGGGCAGGCTAGGTAACTGCTGAC
Coding sequences:
- the LOC108220041 gene encoding tryptophan--tRNA ligase, chloroplastic/mitochondrial; the protein is MSRTSILSHFLNLSNTSSPHLSCRIQSRFLKRAELFGDYASRGRCFCTLSVPDSNVSDDSATSVRKRIVSGVQPTGSIHLGNYLGAIKNWVSLQDKYDTLFFIVDLHAITLPYDTRELSKATKDTAAIYLACGIDTSKASVFVQSHVRAHVELLWLLSSATPIGWLNRMIQFKEKSRKAGDENVGVALLTYPVLMASDILLYQSDLVPVGEDQKQHLELTRELADRVNHLYGGRKWKKLGGRGGSLFKVPEPLIPPAGARVMSLTDGLSKMSKSAPSDQSRINLLDSKDVIANKIKRCKTDSFPGLEFDNPDRPECNNLLSVYQLVTGKTKEEVAQECQNMNWGTFKVVLTDALVAHLNPIQVRYEEIISDTGYLDGVLAEGAEKAANIADTTLKNVYQAMGFLQR
- the LOC108222318 gene encoding F-box protein CPR1, coding for MRPRHRTLMELPEEILNEIFLRMPARSVLICKCVCKPFLRIIRHPDFVNTHLNRVKDVGRDKSEALILHFGKSKYRGRKYIKRKQLGCIHYDHVMLSIDNAMINVYKPFSPPVPYVGEVKIVGSCNGLICAAIQYDNEDGDDFVHKFSILLWNPVTRQTRYLPKPRYYNGVHDPFFEFGFVSETNDHMVVRISDALDHRIRADLYKMSTDSWTVIDCTSFAGRNTVFLCSLFGDESPVFLNGSFHWGSWKYIVSFNLKDEELGLISLPPYLDEYRPDADPGVDKLAVEEEEKSLMYWRMGDDKLQIWVRTDYDFDDSWCLRLQVNMSHHLTSSSYWKDYLIITDPTSTRYLYDLCTGNKMKIPATETWDLLGFCNYVETLCPVDM